A window of Bacteroidota bacterium contains these coding sequences:
- a CDS encoding OmpA family protein, with translation MRILFLLTALVFTSFFSNAQLRIGIAGGPHLSGVIETNNLPGWDSIQNNYERRTTGHFGFVADLPLSSTSKLFFQPGVLFTAKGRSYLGSYDSLVKLRSNPDSFGTKQYIEKGKQYINYIEAPLNLVLKFNLGKKAKFIIGGGPYLGLFLSGMEQTEKRIVDVSNSFSQNENKNLQTGEGAGKYAVSDFGVNGLAGFESGRVFLTANYSRGLTNFYQPANYTGDLKHEVMGLTIGVYLGKPVMLEQKDKDKDGVTDDKDECPDLAGIALLNGCPDKDADGIADKNDKCPDIAGTVANNGCPVVVVTSVDTDKDGVNDKDDKCPDIAGSKKYNGCPIPDRDKDGINDEEDKCPDVVGYGRYEGCPTPDIDKDGVNDDEDKCPTVAGIKENNGCPEIKKEIIEKVKYAAQRIQFSYAKADLLPASYTVLDNVIKILKENPELKLSIEGHTSSDGVLAVNMKLSDDRANTVRSYFVSKGINASRLAAKGFGPDQPINNGKSEEAKAQNRRVELKLSNY, from the coding sequence ATGAGAATACTTTTTCTCTTAACTGCTTTAGTCTTCACTTCATTTTTTTCAAATGCCCAGTTGAGAATCGGAATTGCCGGTGGCCCTCATTTGTCTGGTGTTATTGAAACTAATAATCTGCCAGGATGGGATTCAATACAAAATAATTATGAACGCAGAACAACAGGTCATTTTGGATTTGTTGCTGATCTACCTTTAAGCTCAACATCAAAACTTTTCTTTCAGCCTGGTGTATTATTTACTGCAAAAGGCAGAAGCTATCTTGGTTCCTATGATAGTCTTGTTAAACTAAGAAGTAATCCTGATTCATTTGGGACTAAACAATACATAGAAAAAGGAAAACAATACATCAATTACATCGAAGCCCCACTAAACCTGGTTTTAAAATTCAACCTTGGCAAAAAAGCAAAATTCATAATTGGTGGCGGCCCCTATCTAGGATTGTTTTTAAGCGGAATGGAACAAACTGAAAAAAGAATTGTAGATGTAAGCAATAGCTTTTCACAAAATGAAAATAAAAATCTTCAAACTGGCGAGGGTGCCGGTAAATATGCAGTATCGGATTTTGGTGTAAATGGCCTGGCAGGATTTGAATCCGGTAGAGTTTTCCTTACAGCTAATTACAGCCGTGGTCTAACGAATTTTTATCAGCCAGCGAACTACACAGGAGATCTGAAACATGAAGTGATGGGATTAACGATTGGTGTATACCTGGGTAAACCTGTAATGCTTGAACAGAAAGACAAGGATAAAGATGGAGTTACAGATGATAAAGATGAATGCCCGGATCTTGCAGGTATAGCTTTGTTAAATGGTTGCCCGGATAAAGACGCAGATGGTATTGCTGATAAAAATGATAAATGCCCGGATATAGCCGGAACTGTTGCAAATAATGGTTGCCCAGTTGTAGTTGTTACTTCTGTTGACACAGATAAAGACGGCGTGAATGATAAAGATGATAAATGTCCGGATATAGCAGGTAGCAAAAAATACAATGGTTGTCCTATTCCGGATAGAGATAAAGACGGCATCAATGATGAAGAAGATAAATGTCCCGATGTAGTTGGCTATGGCCGTTATGAAGGTTGCCCAACTCCTGACATTGATAAAGATGGTGTGAACGATGATGAAGATAAATGCCCGACCGTAGCAGGTATAAAAGAAAATAATGGATGTCCCGAGATCAAAAAAGAGATCATTGAGAAAGTTAAATATGCTGCACAGCGAATACAATTCAGTTATGCAAAAGCAGATTTGTTGCCTGCATCTTATACAGTACTTGATAATGTTATAAAAATTCTAAAAGAAAACCCTGAGTTAAAACTTTCAATAGAGGGACATACAAGCAGTGATGGAGTCCTCGCTGTAAATATGAAACTATCTGATGACAGGGCAAATACGGTAAGATCCTATTTCGTTTCGAAAGGTATTAATGCTTCAAGGCTGGCAGCCAAAGGATTTGGTCCTGATCAACCGATCAATAATGGTAAATCTGAAGAAGCAAAAGCTCAGAACCGCCGGGTAGAACTAAAATTGAGCAACTATTAA